The window CAGTAATGGCCTTAACACTTTCAAAGGTTCCATTTTCAATTTTCTGACTTAGCGTCGCAGCAGAAATATAAAAATTCTCCTCGAATTTAGACAGCATTCCTGAAGTCCTATTAGCCACATTGGCCAAACGGGCACATTGATATGTCTTAGAAGTTCCTGCAGTATTTAGCAGCGTGTATATCTCGTCTTTCGAGGATGAATTGCTTAGAGCGTAACTAAGGTTAGGCTGATATTCGAAGATTTTTTGTTGAGCAACCTGATAGTTATCATTGGATTCTGGCACAGCCTCCATGAACTCGATTGCATTAGTCCAAAGCGTCGCTACATTGTCCCATTCTTCTGGTGTTTTGGCGGTTTGAGTTGCCTCTCCTGCTGCCATCGCACTATTGACGGCCTCTCTAAAAGGAACTTCATGATCGGTGGCTGTTGCTTCTATAGTACTTTTTGAAAGATTATTGTCGCTGGATGAAGGAACATTACAAGAAGTTACTGTTACTGAGAGCAAAGCTAAGGCTGATAGTGAATATTTTAACCACTTAGACATAGGAGATCACCTTTAGTAAGGGTCATTAGACATTTAGGCTTAGGCTACCCAGCGTAATCACTGAGATCACTTTTCCTGGTCTAACTAGTGGAGAAAATAAAAAGTGCCAAAAATAGCAATCCAGGCATTTGGAACAAGCAGTCCAGTAGGGTTTTGTGTTCCTCTCAAAAATATATATAAGCACGCTTCATCTTGAGAATCTCGGGCTCTGTATGAGACAAGGATTTGTATAGTATCCATATTCCGTCTCATTTGATTCGTTTTCTCGAATACGGGCACATTGGCTAGAGATACATATCGCAGACACCCTAGAGATATCTGTAGGTGCAGAATCTGCGATCGCGCTGCCATTTCTTGACTTCACTGATACTTTGACAGTTGAGTGTCTGTACACAACAAAATTTGAATTGTCTTGACGTGAACATCAATTTCTGTATGAAGAAAGACAATTAAGAAAAGCCGAATCTGAATAGCAGAGAGAAGTGATTGGGCCAAGCTTGTCCAGAGTGCGATCGCAGTTATCAAAAACTAGCAGACTGAAGTAATTACTGGGGCTGAGTGTATCTATGCAGGCAGGGTGCGAGTACCTTGTGCCTGATGAGCATCGAAGCAGCTTGGCAAGCGCCACAAAAAGGCTCCAATCGTCACCGATTGGAGCCCCTGGTGCCTCCAAGATGATTGAACACATAGAGGAGTTCCGGCACCAAGCTTCAATAAAGCCCCCTCAATCGCTGCATCAAGGGGGCAAACGGGAAAGGTAGATGCCAAAAGCAAATACGGTACCTTACTGCAGCTCAACCACGGCATCTTTATCCAAGTTTTCCCGACGCAATTCGTCAAAATTTACCGCGTCTTTGTCGAGGTTCTCGCGACGCAACTCATCAAAGTCAACAGCTTTTACCTGTAGCTCAACCACGGCGTCCTTATCCAGATTCTCCCGACGCAATTCGTCGAAATTTACTGCATCTTTGTCGAGGTTCTCGCGACGCAGTTCATCAAAGTCAACGGCTTTTACCTGCAGCTCAACCACGGCGTCCTTATCCAGATTCTCCCGACGTAGCTCGTCGAAGTTGACCGCGTCTTTGTCGAGGTTTTCACGACGTAGCTCATCAAAGTCGATCGCCTTGAGTTGAATCTCAGCCACCGCATCTTTGTCTAGATTCTCTCTGCGTAGCTCATCGAAGTTGACGGCATCCTTATCGAGGTTCTCGCGGCGCAATTCGTCAAAATCCGGTGTGGCGTAGGCGGCAGGCGAGATCGCGATAGAGACAGCGGTCAAGGCAGTTAAAGCGAGGGCAATGCGTTTCATCTTTAGGGCTCCTTTGGTTGCTTGAGCAACTCAATCATCTTGAGTCCTATAGTGAAGCCCGCCTCTGAGCCCTCCCTGACCAGGAAATAAGCAAACCCTAATGGCTTCCTGAGAAAGCTGAGTGCCAAGCTCTATTTGCCTGAGACGCCCATCTTCACCAGCCCTCTGATGCCACTTTCACCAACAACCTTGAGTCAGGTGAATTTTTTATGGGGTGCGATCGCGCCAGAAAAGCAAAAAAAGACCCCTGGTCGTGTTGGCCAGGGGTTGGGGTATGCTGTCTGTCGTTCTTCAGGGAGGAGAAAACGCTGTTGAATTAGTGGCCACAACGAACGCCACGATACGTGAGGTTCACAAGCGGGCTCTGTTTCGTGTGCTGACTATAGAAACAGCCTCTCCCAATAGCATCCCTGTCAGAAAAATGTGTTTCTGGTTACCTGAAAAACTGTTCTGCATCACCGCAGTATTGTGATTCAAATCACGATATTTGCCCGCAAGCCCTCGCATGAGGTGAAGGGCCAGGGTATGGGCATCGATCAGGCAACTACTATCGATTTTCTGCATAAAAGCTATTCACAACATGCTTTGGTGTTTCGAAAGGCCCTTTCTATATTGGTATTCAAGGATTCAAGGTACCTGACTCCTCACGTTACCCTCACCTGATAAGGAGCCTCACCATGCAAGCTCATATTGCTAAGCAATCCTGCACCGCCTCCAACTCCCAGCGACCTTTGGGGTTTGTTGACGCACTGACGCAACCCTTCATCCAGCTAGGAAGCACCGTAGTTCGTTTTCTCGCTCCTGAAGATACCCTGCATATTCAAACCCGTGAGCTGAATGGGCAAACGACCTGGGTTGTGAGCGATCGCATAACTCAAGAGCAGCAACAGTTTACTTCTGAGCAAGATCTCCGCATTTGGTTAGAGGAACGCTACTACCAGTAAATCTTTGCCTATCAATCTGCTGTTGCAGACAAGCGGGTTGATAGGCGCAGGTAGCTGCCTGATAGCCGGTTCCTAGCCTTGAATCACCTCACGGATGAGAAGCCTCTTGCTGCCGAGGTATGACCGGACAGCGGTTTGATCTTCCAGAGTGAGGCATAGGCGACTGTTGATTCGAGAGAGCAGGCTGCCTATTAATGCCTCATCGGAGAGTCCAGCTACATTCTCGGGTGAGGTTTCCGAAACCACAGACCAGAGTAATCGCAAAGTTTCAACACTCATCCTGTTTATCCACAGCTCAGTCTGGATGCTACGACCCTTGTTTTATAATGCTTTCGTGAAAATTTAATGTTTTCTTTATATTCTCATTCGTCATGATAACAAGAAAAACAGAACAGTGCTTTTGCGAGGTGCAGGGAAACACAGAAAGCATAAAGGAACCCTCTGTATGAGGGTATTCAGGTGCCCGAATACTCAACCTTACTGGCAGATGGAATCTCCACAGACCCCGCTGTACAGGGCTCAAAACTCAAAACTGAGAACTCAAAACTTGAAAGTGAAGCCGGGTGATGGGGTGTGTTGACTAAATCATTTGCCGAATCCGTTTCCGGAAAGCTCTTAGGGCGGGGCTTCTGCCGATCGCAACACTTTGCTCAAGCACTTCTGCGACCCAATCCAGGATGGGCAATGTTGGAAACGTAGGACTGCTGGTTACAGCCCGATACTGACCTGCTTGCAGGGTATAGATAGTTAATTGCCCTTTTTCATACCGCCAAAGCTCAGGTACCCCCAGGACTGCATAAGCCTCTAGCTGAGTTTTTGAGGTAACATCCACTTCAATCGCTAGGTCAGGGGCGGGATCAACGGTGAGATCGATACGCCGTTTCCCCCTCATCTGTTCTTGATTCTGGATATAAAAGCACTGATCGGGTTCAATCCCATTCTCCATTTCTTCTTGCTTGAAAGTGGTAGAGCCGAAACACTCACAGTCGATTTCGAACTCGTCTAGCACAATTTTGATCAGGTCACCGATGAGTTCCTTATCCACCTCGTGTTCTGGGGAAGGCATTCTGATTTCTAAAGTGCCGTGATTGTAAGCAATACGTGAGGAACGGTTTTCCCCCAGCTCTTCTAGAATGTGCTCGAATTGTTGCCAATTTAGATTACGGATGAGCAACCGTTGACCCACAGGGACATCAAGTTGTTGGAGTTGAAGCGTAACCATCTTTATTTGACCCCTGTGTCAGGGCTCATCAGCTGCCTTAATTATAGGAGGACAGAAGGCGAAGCGTGGTTTGAGCCAGCCCTGACCGCTAACCTCAGGTTGTCTAAAGGATTGCTGAGAATGGGGGAAGCGCAGCAGGGAATGGGATTGACTGTGTTCACGGCGATAAAGACATTTAGCCCAAACTTCACGCTATCCGTAATTTCGCCTATTTCCCATGAACTTGCGATCGCACCCCTTTCACTGGGCTTAAATCCAAGCCATGATGAATACATTAAGTGCCTTGAGCACACACGCTAGTATACAGAACCCTCTACGTTAAACAGCCCCTGGTGCCCAGTGCACCGGGGGCTTATTAATTTGGAACGCGGGTCGTGTCATGGCCATCAGCAAACTGCGTGGAAACACGGGAGTTCTGTTAAGACCTGAATTTACCTGAGCTTTTCCCCGTTGTGGCTGAGAGAGACCTGGGTGAGTATGAATACATCCTGTAGACTCGCGTGTGCTCCTTGAGCACGGGTTGGGTTGGAGCTTCTGGGAAGATGACTTCAGCCCAGCTTTTTATTTTAAAGGCTTGCGATGGCGAGACTCGTTATCTCTGAGCATCAAGATGTCTTTTCCTCAACGCACCTATATCCTGCATAGCCTGCCACCCGCGTCCAGTTATTTTTAGAACGGGGTGCCGTTTCATCAGACCCGATAAAAGAACCAGATACATTCAGGTAGAGGGCTTTGCGCATAGGCAGGGTCGCTCTTGTCTAATCAAGCATTATCTAATCAAGCCTAGGGCGCGTCATCAAATTAAGCCAGAATGCTTGCGGTATCAGCATTACCGCGCCCGCCCCAGAACCTCAGCTAGGGGCTGAAACCCTTTCGCTGTTTACGCTCAACGGATAAATGATGACAGCCCCTAGACTACAGCGTTTCTGAATCCAGTGAGGTACACAGATCTATAGCCTTGTTCAGTTGAGTCCAGTACATCCGGGTCAAGACAGGGTCTAGGGTTTGGGGTCTAGGGTGTGCTTGATTAGCCTGAACCCTTGATCTCAGGAAATAAGCTGTACCTCACCTAGAAAGGAAATGCTGTATCCATAAACCCTTATGGTGGATTAGCTTTTTGAGAAAGGGATATGGATGAAAACCGCTCCGTCCAGTCATTCAGATTTCTAGACATCTAAAGCGGTTTAGACTGCACTAGCATGCTGCTCTGATGGTTATTTCAGTAGAGATACTGACACAATCCGACCTAATCCAACTTCGACGATGGCTATGCTCGGGGTAGGCGTTCCCGCCACAGTTGCTCCTGGGTAAAATCATGAATCACTTTTCGACGCTGATTACGTTACTACGCGATCGCGCCCTCTTTTTAGAAGAAGTCCGCGATGGCAAAAAAATTGAATCTAAGATTCTTTCGCTGATTATCGCTAGCTCCCTTTTCTTCGCCATCTATGGGGCCATTATTGGAGCCTCTAACGGCTGGCAGCAAATGCTGGTCTCGATCGTCAAACTCCCTGCGCTTTATCAGTTAACACTGCTGATTTGTTTACCCACACTCTATTTCTTCGATATCCTATTTGGCTCAAAAGCAGACTTCAAGCAGTACACCGTTCTCAGCCTGACAACAGTTTCAGTCATCAGCGTACTGCTGTTTAGTTTTGCTCCAATAACGCTGTTCTTTTTAATTTCAATTCGGGACTATCACTTCTTCTTACTCCTAAACGTAGCGATTTTCTCCTTGACTGGGTTTGTTGGGGTCAAGCTATTTTATAACGGCATGAAAACGGTGATGGAGTTCGGCGAAAAAACGCCTCAAATTCGAACCCAGCTGCTTTTGTTCTGGCTCGTGCTCTATGGTCTAGTTGGCAGCCAGCTAGGATGGACACTGCGCCCTTTCTTTGGGGCACCAGGACAGCCGTTTCAGTTATTCCGCAATATTGAGGGAAACTTTTATGCCCAAGTCATCAGAAGCCTCAGAACCCTCTTACTTGGAAATTAAGAAGTCGCTATCAGCAGTCAGCCATCAGCTATCAGCCAGAATAGCTGGATCGGAGGGCAGCAAGAAGATGGAGAGAGGGGGAAGTGAAGGGGTTGTAGACGCGGAACGGTTTCTCGGAGGGTAGGGAACCAATGCTTTACGGTTTCTTTGCTTCACACTCTTCTGACTTCTGACTCCTCAATCTAAACAATTGCCTATTTACACTCACTATGAACTCTGATTTGGAGGCGCTTAGAATTACCAAGCCTCAGCTAGAACAGCTCACCGGGCTAGACATTGGCAGTGTTTTTATGGGGGGCATTATCCGGCCATCGACCTTTCGCTCAGCCCGTCGATTGGTATCGCTGCTGGTCACCGAATGCTCAGTCCTGGTAGTCAGTTTCATCATTTGTTTGGGCTTGGGCTTGGTGATCATTCGGAATATGTCTCACTCCAGCAATGTTATGGTTTTGCTGTTTGTGGTTGTCGGTATCACGCTTGGTAGCGCGATCGCCTGGAATCTCTACCAATGGCGGCGCTACAAAACCTTTAAATCCTTGGCCCATCTGCTCGACGAAGTTGACCGCCATAACGACATTATCCAGGCAGTACAGGTGATGGACGAACTGGAGACCGTTCAGGCCGCAGGGTTGAAGCTGCCCAATCGATCTGAAGTTGTCACGGCGCTAGAAGCGACTCGCGAGAGCCTAATTTCAGCGTTGATGACAGAGAGAATTCTGCGCCGTCATCACCATTTAATCCAGCGGCAACAGGAGCTTTTTAGCAGCATCGAAACCAACCTCGCCACCCTAAAGACCCTGCATGTCAACAATCAGGCTAACGAGTACCAGCAGTTTCTGGAGGAAGCGTTAGAAATTGGATTAGCCGTACAGCAAGAATTGGAAGGTAAATGATACGGACGGGCCGTTTTGATTGACAGAAGAGTGAGGTGCTAACTTGGTCTCTACTGGGTACACACAAGGCATCGTCTGATCTATCCGCGTGTTGTAGATCCCCTTATAGCTCGCCTTTACAAAAGGGGAGAACTGGATTTCTCTCCTTAGGCAGGTAAGGATTTAAGGAAGGTCATGCAGCATTGAAGTTATCCAAACTAGGCTGTGTGTACTTTAAGTAACGTCATAGGAGAAAAGGCTTCCTTCAGTAGAGTTTAGAACCAGCAGTGAGGGTTAACGGCATGGACGAGCACGATCGCATTCCCCCGGGAATGAGCCCAGAAAGATATCAGCGACTCTTGGCAGAAGCCAAAGCCCCCTATCGAGGGCTGCGTAAGTTTGTGTATGGCACCTTTGCCGCTTCTGGGGCGATCGGGGCCTTTATTTTCTTCTCTCAGATACTGGCAGGGCGCGATGTTGGGGCGGCGATTCCGAATTTGCTACTGCAGCTCGGCGTCGTTGCATTAATGGTGTTTCTCTTTCGCTTAGAAACCCGGAAATCGTAACAGTCGCCATAGCAGCACCAGGGTTTATCCATCGACAAGCTGCTTTACAGAACGTAATTTCAGGCTTAAGAATTACTGGCCCTTAAGCCTTAGACTTGTAACATTCTGCGCTAGCTAATGCCCAGCTAAACCTGTATCAAAGGTTTATTCGTTTGTTGGTTGCTGGTTGCAGTCGCTGAAGGGTTCGCTGAGTGCATTTGTCGATATGTTTCCGATTCATCGTCCTCGTCGTCTGCGTAGCCATCCTCAACTTCGCCGGATGGTTAGAGAAACCGTTGTTTCAACCAATGATTTGATCTACCCGCTGTTTGCGGTACCCGGAGACGGGGTGGCGCAAGAGGTGAAGTCGATGCCGGGGGTTTATCAACTCTCGATCGACAAGATTGTGGAAGAAGCCAAAGAAGTTTACGACTTAGGGATTCCGTCCATCATTCTTTTTGGGATTCCAGAAGATAAAGATGTGGATGCTACGGGTGCCTGGCATGACTGTGGCATCGTGCAAAAAGCCACCACAGCGGTGAAAGAAGCCGTGCCAGATCTAATCGTAGCGGTCGATACCTGTCTTTGTGAGTACACCAGCCACGGTCACTGCGGCTATTTGGAAGTAGGCGACTTGAGCGGGCGCGTCCTTAACGATCCTACGCTAGAGCTGCTCAAGAAAACAGCGGTTTCCCAAGCAGAGGCCGGGGCCGACGTGATTGCCCCCTCTGGCATGATGGATGGCTTTGTGACTGCCATTCGTGAAGGGCTAGATGCCGCAGGATTCCAAGATACGCCCATTTTGTCCTATGCGGCTAAGTACGCGTCTTCGTACTACGGGCCGTTCCGCGATGCCGCTGACTCTGCCCCTCAGTTTGGCGATCGCCGCACTTACCAGATGGATCCCTCCAACAGTCAAGAGGCATTAAAGGAAGTTGCCCTTGATATTGCTGAAGGGGCCGACATGTTGATGGTGAAACCCGCCTTGGCCTATATGGACATCATCTGCCGGGTTAAAGAAGCTACAAACCTGCCTGTGGCCGCCTACAACGTTTCTGGGGAGTATTCTATGGTGAAGGCAGCTGCCCTGAACGGGTGGATTGATGAGCAGAAGGTCGTGCTGGAAACGATGACGAGCTTCAAGCGCTCTGGCGCTGATCTCATCCTGACGTATCATGCCAAGGATGTGGCTCGTTGGCTAGATAAGGTTAACGCGATTTTTTAGGGTTAATGAGTCTCTCGCCTTAACCGGTCATTTACCGAAAGCCACGGCCCTGGGAAAACCTGACTCTGCAGAACCCGCCTGGCCCCAGGGGTAGCGGCTAATAGCCTCCTTCAATGATGTTTCACCAAGCACTAGACTATGCCCTGAGCAACGGAGATAAGTTCACTGCAGCCGTGCAGCAACATCTGCTCCTGGTAGCGGTGCCACTGGTGGTGGGGTTGCTGATAGGGTTGCCGCTGGGGCTATGGAGCGCTCGTTCCAAAACCATCTCAACGGTGGTGATTAACACGTTTAACGCCCTGCGCGTGATCCCCAGCCTGGCGGTTTTGTTTCTAGCGATCCCGGTCTTGGGGTTGAGCTTTGAGGCAGCGGCGATCGCCCTGACCCTGTTGGCCATGCCCCCCATCCTTATCAGCACCGATGTGGCTTTTCGCACCATTGACCCTGCCATTCGCGAAGCAGCGATCGGCATGGGTATGACGCCGGGGCAAATTCTGCGCCAGGTTGAATTACCCCTGGCGTTACCTATCGTGGTGGCGGGGATCAAAACCGCCACGGTGGAAGTGATTGCCAGCGCTACGCTGGCAGCCTTTGTCGGTGCTGGCGGGCTCGGAGATTTTGTTGTGTTGGGATTTGCTGCCTATGATCCCGCTATTTTGCTTGTGGGCGCGGTACCGGTTGCCCTGCTGGCCCTGATAGCTGAGGTGAGCTTGAGTACATTACAGCGATCGCTGCAGCCCCCTGCCGTGTGAATTTGGCAGTTTCGCCTGTCGTGTCCGGATATTTCGGAGAACCCCAATCTTGATGTAGCTATCGCCAGTATTGTGACGGCATTTAGGCGTCTGAAAATCTTTTATAGAGATTACTCTATTCTGCCGTCTGTCGTCTGCTCTATCTTGGTTAAGACAGGGGCTAGGGTATGGGGTATGGGGTATGGGGGTGCTTCATCCAAAAATGCAAACTGCTATGGATGCAATTCTCTTGTCCTAACAACCTGCGAGGACAGCAAATTTGCCGTCCCTACACTCGAAACTAGGTGGCTAAAGAGGGTGATATTAGCGGATCCCCAGCACGCCAATCGGGGCAGGGGCGGGTGCCTTGCCAGCCGTAGGGGTGCATGGCACAGATCAGAACCACTCGGTGGGCTTTTTGCATGCCATACGCCTGGCCGTGGTAGTTGTCACAACCGACGCAGGCTGCAGGTCGCGAGGCTGACAGGTCAGAAAACCCAATTTGCGATCGCAAAATTTGCCGTTTCCGCTTGCCTTGGTGCCACCGCTGATAGGCCCGCTGACGACAGCGATCGTTGGCTCTAAAAAATACATCTTTAATACCTGCCATTTTCCTACCCCTAACCGCCATCTTTAAGCTAGCCACAGGTCGGGGCGATCACCCTCCAGGATCATCAGGAAACGCAATGTTGATTTTCGATCAGCAATATTTAGCAATAATCAGCAATAAAATGCCATAATCATTCCCCCAAGCGCTCCCCTGGCTCTAAACGATTGCCATTGGCAAAATCCCACCCGGTCTGGGCCTTTTTGCCGCTTGGCTTCACCTGGTGCAGCAGCAATAGCCCTTCTCCAGTTTGCACAATTGGCCCCATGCCTTTAGCAAGGGCCACTACAGTGCCGGGTTGGCCATCAGTGGGCAGCCCTTCCAACAAGGGCTGCAGCGCGTGGAACGCCTCAGGCAGCTGACTCCAGAAAGCGTCCCCTAAGGGCACGGTGGCCTCTATCTTTAAGTCTTTTTGACGAAACAGCGTGTAACAGTTGGGGTAAAAGCCCCGTACCTGGTTGTGGAGGGTTAAGGCAGGTTTCGTCCAGTCCAGCGCATAGTCTGTTTTCTGAATCAGGGGCGCGTAGGTAACCTCGGCCTCGTCTTGGGCCGTAGCGGTTAGGGTGCCAGCATCGAGTTGTAATAGCGTGAGGGGCAACAACTCGGCCCCGATCACGGCGAGATCTTTGGCCACATCCAGGGCGTTATCCAGTAACTCAATGGGGCGAACTCGCTTCAACAGCATGGGGCCAGAATCCATCCCCACATCCATCTGCATGGTGGTGATGCCCGTCTCAGTCTCACCCTGATGCAGAGACCATTGAATCGGGGCAGCCCCTCGATACTGGGGCAGGATAGAGCCGTGGGCATTGATGCAGCCCAGGCGGGGCATATCGAGAATTTGGGCCGACAAGATTTGCCCATAGGCGACCACCACAAAGGCATCAGCCTGAACAGCATCAAGCTTTTCTAGAGTTTCCGTGTCTTTTTTGATGCGCTTGGGTTGCCACACTGGCACGTTAGCTGCCGTTGCCACCGCCTTAACCGGGGAAGGGGTCACCTGGTTACCGCGTCCTCGGCGTTTGTCTGGTTGGGTGACCACAGCCACAACCTCAATGTCAGGATGGTGCACCAACGTTTCAAGACTGGGAACAGCAAACTGGGGGGTGCCAAAAAAAACGATACGCATAAAGAATGGAAATCTTGTTGAGAAGTGGAAAGGTTAGGAGCAAGGAGCGGTTGAGGCAGCCAGGGGCGGGGGAATGGGATACCGATTCTGGATTTTGGATTAGATGATTTTGGATTTTGGATTTTGGGCTGAGTTCAGGACATCTGGGTAAAGCAGGGGCAAGGGTCTGGGGGTTTGGGTGTGCTTACCCCCTAAGGCACGATCGCAATAGTGACCCGCCGACTTAAGGGGGCGCTTCCGGTTACCCCCACCGATGTGTTGCCGTAGCCAACGGTCACCCAATGATAGGAATCATTGCCTAACCGTTGGGAGAGATATTGCTGAACTGCGATGGCTTGCTGATACGACAGCTCTGCTGCAGTGCCTTCCCCTGACTGCAGATCGGTATAGCTCCCCACTAAAATGGTGGCGCCTTGATAGCGTCCAACATCTAGCAAAAAGCTGTCGAGCAAAGGCTGGGCATTGGTTTGCAAGGTCGCTTGCCCTGGCGAAAAGAGGACATCACCCGGCAACGTTACTCGATAGGCCTCGACCTGAAAGAGGGGATCCGATGGAGGGGCTGCTGGGGTGTCTGACGGCGTTTCTGACGCCGTTGATGGTGCGATCTCAGCGCCTTGAGCAGTCTCCGTGGGTGGAGACAATCGATTCTCAACGCCCCCTAATCGATCTTCCAGGGGTCTTTCTAGGCTCGGCAGGCCCAGCTGTGTTTCCACCGCTGAGGTGCGATCGCGGAGCCGCTGTAAATCTTCCTGAATCGCCGCTAGCTCAATCTCGACCTGTTCTCGGTCAGTCTCTGAGAGGGTAATGGGTCGAGTGGTTGGGGCAGGGGTTGTCGGTTCTACCGGTAAGCGAGGAAGTGCCGTTGGCGCCCTTGGACGAAAGGTATCACCTGCCCACCACGACGGGAGCCGACGCACCTTTTGAATAAACCGATTTGTCCGCCTGGTAACCACTTCTTGTAAAGGGGGGGTTGGTGAGGGTGCCGGGAAAAACTGGGCCACCAAGACCCCTAAAAACCAAACGCCACCCACGCCGACCCCTAAGAGCGCCCAGCGAAAAATCCAGGCAAAGAGCGATCTCACTCCCTGCCAGCGGCCAGTGCCAGGGTCTTTATGAGAAGACTCTGTTGGGGGCGGGAGGGCATCTCCGATGGGAGCTAACTCTGGGTTATCAGGAGGCGGATTGCTAAACGGTGGCAGTTCTGTCATAACAGCACCCTAAGTATGGGAGCGATTTTTTCCAGGTAATGAGTGATCGCGTATCTATCCAAGCGCTTTACTAACAGCAGATAGGGGGTCTTTCATTCATCCTGCAACTCGATTACCTGTCTCTCTTTTTAGGGGATCATCATGCCTATCTGCTCACCTGAGCCCCTTAAGCGGTGACTAGTCCAATCCACCAACCCGGCTGGGGGGCCAGAATCGGACAACCGCTTTACCAATAATGTTTTCTTCCGGCACAAACCCCCAAGAGTGGCTATCATAGCTGCTGTTACGATTGTCCCCAAGCACTAGATATGAGCTGTCAGGCACCTGCTTTGGCCCCCAGATATAGTCAGGGGGAGCTTTTATGTAGTCTTCTTGTAAGGGCTCACCGTTGACAAAAACGGTGCCATCAGAGACTTCAACCGTATCGTTGGGGAGGCCAATGACTCGCTTAATAAAGGCATCTCGACGCTTGTCTTCTGGGAACAAACTCTCAGGCGGCCAGAATACTACAATGTCACCCCTTTCGGGTGGATTAAAGTGATAGCTAACCTTCTCAACCACCAGACGATCATTAATCTCCAGGGTGGGCTCCATTGAACCGGAAGGAATGTATCGGGCCTCAGCCACAA is drawn from Leptolyngbya sp. SIO1E4 and contains these coding sequences:
- the hemB gene encoding porphobilinogen synthase; the protein is MFPIHRPRRLRSHPQLRRMVRETVVSTNDLIYPLFAVPGDGVAQEVKSMPGVYQLSIDKIVEEAKEVYDLGIPSIILFGIPEDKDVDATGAWHDCGIVQKATTAVKEAVPDLIVAVDTCLCEYTSHGHCGYLEVGDLSGRVLNDPTLELLKKTAVSQAEAGADVIAPSGMMDGFVTAIREGLDAAGFQDTPILSYAAKYASSYYGPFRDAADSAPQFGDRRTYQMDPSNSQEALKEVALDIAEGADMLMVKPALAYMDIICRVKEATNLPVAAYNVSGEYSMVKAAALNGWIDEQKVVLETMTSFKRSGADLILTYHAKDVARWLDKVNAIF
- a CDS encoding OmpA family protein, which codes for MTELPPFSNPPPDNPELAPIGDALPPPTESSHKDPGTGRWQGVRSLFAWIFRWALLGVGVGGVWFLGVLVAQFFPAPSPTPPLQEVVTRRTNRFIQKVRRLPSWWAGDTFRPRAPTALPRLPVEPTTPAPTTRPITLSETDREQVEIELAAIQEDLQRLRDRTSAVETQLGLPSLERPLEDRLGGVENRLSPPTETAQGAEIAPSTASETPSDTPAAPPSDPLFQVEAYRVTLPGDVLFSPGQATLQTNAQPLLDSFLLDVGRYQGATILVGSYTDLQSGEGTAAELSYQQAIAVQQYLSQRLGNDSYHWVTVGYGNTSVGVTGSAPLSRRVTIAIVP
- a CDS encoding methionyl-tRNA formyltransferase, which encodes MRIVFFGTPQFAVPSLETLVHHPDIEVVAVVTQPDKRRGRGNQVTPSPVKAVATAANVPVWQPKRIKKDTETLEKLDAVQADAFVVVAYGQILSAQILDMPRLGCINAHGSILPQYRGAAPIQWSLHQGETETGITTMQMDVGMDSGPMLLKRVRPIELLDNALDVAKDLAVIGAELLPLTLLQLDAGTLTATAQDEAEVTYAPLIQKTDYALDWTKPALTLHNQVRGFYPNCYTLFRQKDLKIEATVPLGDAFWSQLPEAFHALQPLLEGLPTDGQPGTVVALAKGMGPIVQTGEGLLLLHQVKPSGKKAQTGWDFANGNRLEPGERLGE
- the lepB gene encoding signal peptidase I; this translates as MSRSTNPVIEGLQTLGLSIVLALGIRTFVAEARYIPSGSMEPTLEINDRLVVEKVSYHFNPPERGDIVVFWPPESLFPEDKRRDAFIKRVIGLPNDTVEVSDGTVFVNGEPLQEDYIKAPPDYIWGPKQVPDSSYLVLGDNRNSSYDSHSWGFVPEENIIGKAVVRFWPPSRVGGLD
- a CDS encoding actin-binding WH2 domain-containing protein yields the protein MNHFSTLITLLRDRALFLEEVRDGKKIESKILSLIIASSLFFAIYGAIIGASNGWQQMLVSIVKLPALYQLTLLICLPTLYFFDILFGSKADFKQYTVLSLTTVSVISVLLFSFAPITLFFLISIRDYHFFLLLNVAIFSLTGFVGVKLFYNGMKTVMEFGEKTPQIRTQLLLFWLVLYGLVGSQLGWTLRPFFGAPGQPFQLFRNIEGNFYAQVIRSLRTLLLGN
- a CDS encoding ABC transporter permease — encoded protein: MMFHQALDYALSNGDKFTAAVQQHLLLVAVPLVVGLLIGLPLGLWSARSKTISTVVINTFNALRVIPSLAVLFLAIPVLGLSFEAAAIALTLLAMPPILISTDVAFRTIDPAIREAAIGMGMTPGQILRQVELPLALPIVVAGIKTATVEVIASATLAAFVGAGGLGDFVVLGFAAYDPAILLVGAVPVALLALIAEVSLSTLQRSLQPPAV
- a CDS encoding Uma2 family endonuclease, producing MVTLQLQQLDVPVGQRLLIRNLNWQQFEHILEELGENRSSRIAYNHGTLEIRMPSPEHEVDKELIGDLIKIVLDEFEIDCECFGSTTFKQEEMENGIEPDQCFYIQNQEQMRGKRRIDLTVDPAPDLAIEVDVTSKTQLEAYAVLGVPELWRYEKGQLTIYTLQAGQYRAVTSSPTFPTLPILDWVAEVLEQSVAIGRSPALRAFRKRIRQMI
- a CDS encoding DUF3493 domain-containing protein, with product MDEHDRIPPGMSPERYQRLLAEAKAPYRGLRKFVYGTFAASGAIGAFIFFSQILAGRDVGAAIPNLLLQLGVVALMVFLFRLETRKS